The Coleofasciculaceae cyanobacterium genome contains a region encoding:
- a CDS encoding mercuric reductase yields the protein MTQFSVDPVTVLPMDTYNRELISNVHPPDWQNPIPAKCYNLVVIGAGTAGLVTAAGASMLGAKVALIEKHLMGGDCTNVGCVPSKTLIRSARAISDVLQSHRFGVQIQEGVHVDFPAVMERLRRVRAEISKNDSAQRMHEKYGVDVFIGKAEFSGSDTITVANQTLRFKKAVIATGSSPVQLPIEGLEAVGYLTNETVFNLTTCPNRLAIIGGGYIGCELAQTFQRLGSQVTLLQRGSRILEKSDPDASNLMQQVFVNQGINVILNAQVQRVEKQGTEKLIYYSVDDNYQSIPVDEILVGVGRSPNIEGLNLDSVGVDTDRKKGILVNDYLQTSNPRIYAVGDCCMKWKFTHAADAAARIVIQNALFSIFGIGRRQLSHLTMPWCTYTDPEIAHVGITAQEIQKRSDEVRTFYISLDDVDRAIADGETTGFVKIHVLKNRDQILGATLVARHAGEMIGEITLAMEQNLGLGAIASVIHPYPTQAEVIRKAADEYSQSRFTPFVKKLTSTWLRWQR from the coding sequence ATGACTCAATTCTCTGTCGATCCCGTTACGGTTCTACCGATGGATACCTATAATCGAGAGTTGATCTCTAATGTCCATCCTCCAGATTGGCAAAATCCAATTCCAGCAAAGTGCTATAACCTGGTAGTGATTGGCGCAGGTACAGCGGGATTAGTTACTGCTGCTGGGGCATCCATGCTGGGGGCAAAAGTGGCTCTGATCGAGAAACATCTTATGGGTGGCGACTGTACTAATGTAGGTTGTGTTCCCTCTAAAACCCTAATCCGCTCGGCAAGAGCCATCTCTGATGTTTTGCAGTCCCACCGCTTTGGGGTGCAGATCCAGGAGGGAGTACACGTCGATTTTCCAGCCGTGATGGAGCGGCTGCGTCGAGTACGAGCAGAAATCAGCAAAAATGATTCGGCTCAACGAATGCATGAGAAATACGGTGTTGATGTGTTCATTGGGAAAGCTGAGTTTTCAGGTTCAGATACAATTACCGTTGCTAATCAGACCTTGCGGTTTAAGAAAGCAGTGATTGCGACGGGATCTAGCCCAGTCCAACTTCCGATTGAAGGGCTTGAAGCGGTTGGATATCTCACAAATGAAACGGTCTTTAACCTGACGACTTGTCCCAATCGCCTTGCTATTATTGGAGGTGGATACATAGGTTGTGAATTAGCCCAAACTTTTCAACGTTTAGGTTCACAAGTAACGCTTTTACAACGAGGATCGCGAATTCTGGAAAAGTCCGATCCAGATGCCTCTAATCTGATGCAACAAGTGTTTGTAAATCAGGGCATTAATGTAATATTAAACGCTCAGGTTCAACGGGTTGAGAAGCAAGGAACTGAGAAACTGATTTACTATAGTGTGGACGACAACTATCAATCTATCCCCGTTGATGAAATTCTAGTTGGAGTCGGGCGATCGCCCAACATTGAAGGATTAAACCTTGATAGTGTTGGCGTTGACACAGATCGAAAGAAAGGTATTTTAGTCAACGATTACTTGCAAACGTCTAATCCGCGGATTTATGCTGTGGGCGACTGCTGTATGAAATGGAAATTTACTCATGCCGCTGATGCTGCCGCACGGATTGTCATTCAAAATGCACTTTTTTCCATCTTTGGTATCGGTCGCCGCCAGCTCAGTCACTTGACAATGCCTTGGTGTACCTATACCGATCCAGAGATTGCTCATGTTGGCATTACAGCGCAAGAGATCCAAAAGCGCTCTGATGAAGTTCGTACCTTCTATATATCACTGGATGACGTCGATCGGGCGATCGCCGATGGAGAAACTACGGGCTTTGTTAAAATTCATGTGTTAAAAAACCGAGACCAAATTCTGGGCGCAACTCTTGTTGCCCGTCATGCTGGAGAAATGATCGGTGAAATCACGTTGGCAATGGAGCAGAATTTAGGGTTAGGTGCGATCGCCAGTGTAATTCATCCTTATCCCACCCAAGCGGAGGTGATTCGCAAAGCCGCGGATGAATATAGCCAGAGTCGCTTTACTCCGTTCGTTAAAAAGCTAACTTCTACCTGGTTGCGATGGCAGCGTTAA
- a CDS encoding ferrous iron transport protein A, producing MTHAIDLKYQPSSKLKQLPKFIFIGNASTTSVDLTKERHLPSNRNLLSQIDVGNFSLIDQIHVPRNLSRQLKNLRLKPGKIVQLVSKTSNGSVVISINNKLIGIGAEIAQKIIVTLVDDTKL from the coding sequence ATGACTCACGCTATAGATCTCAAATACCAGCCATCATCGAAGCTCAAGCAGCTACCTAAATTTATCTTTATTGGCAATGCCTCAACAACATCGGTGGATTTAACTAAGGAGCGACATCTCCCTTCTAATCGCAACTTGTTAAGTCAAATCGATGTCGGAAACTTTTCACTGATCGATCAAATTCACGTTCCCCGCAATTTGTCTCGTCAACTAAAAAATCTACGGCTCAAACCTGGAAAAATTGTGCAGCTAGTTAGCAAAACTAGCAATGGCTCTGTAGTGATTAGCATTAATAATAAATTAATCGGCATCGGCGCGGAGATTGCTCAGAAAATTATTGTGACTTTGGTTGATGATACAAAATTATGA
- a CDS encoding FeoA family protein: MRIAISISELPIGSVAIVAGYSRVYGGYVGKLISQGLLPGTSFVVLDLALPQGAVQIMLKEKIITLSKPEVNALCVETITEEDI, from the coding sequence ATGAGAATAGCGATTAGCATTTCAGAATTACCAATCGGTTCGGTAGCTATTGTTGCAGGATACAGTCGGGTTTATGGTGGTTACGTTGGGAAACTCATATCTCAGGGATTATTACCAGGTACTTCTTTCGTGGTGCTCGACCTAGCTTTGCCTCAGGGTGCAGTACAAATTATGCTTAAAGAGAAAATTATCACTCTTTCTAAACCAGAGGTAAATGCACTTTGTGTTGAAACCATTACTGAAGAAGATATTTAA
- the rsmH gene encoding 16S rRNA (cytosine(1402)-N(4))-methyltransferase RsmH produces METQKAPAFNHRSVLSRELIAGLDPSPEGIYLDATAGGGGHSELILAQGENLKLIAIDRDETAIAAVKARLADHYPQQLSFWQGNFADYQPNGILFEGIIADLGVSSPQLDIAARGFSFRNTAPLDMRMDRSSGITAAEIVNHWKEVSLANLIYEYGEERFSRRIAKTIVQKRPFKTTTDLAEAIASTVPGKYRHGRIHPATRTFQALRIEVNQELKSLEKLIDRAPHWLKPGGKIGIISFHSLEDRIVKHRFRDHELLKVITKKPITAQPDEQRANPRSRSAKLRFAQRKEEG; encoded by the coding sequence GTGGAAACACAGAAAGCACCAGCATTTAATCATCGTTCTGTGTTGAGTCGCGAATTAATTGCCGGATTAGATCCATCGCCCGAAGGTATATATTTGGATGCTACCGCCGGAGGTGGTGGACATAGTGAATTAATTCTCGCTCAAGGAGAAAACCTGAAGCTAATCGCCATAGATCGAGATGAGACGGCGATCGCAGCAGTCAAGGCTAGATTAGCCGATCATTATCCCCAGCAGTTAAGTTTTTGGCAGGGAAATTTTGCCGACTATCAACCAAATGGCATATTATTTGAGGGAATTATCGCCGATCTGGGGGTAAGCTCACCTCAGTTAGATATTGCCGCTAGAGGCTTTAGTTTTCGCAACACTGCACCCTTAGATATGCGCATGGATCGCAGCAGTGGAATTACCGCAGCCGAGATTGTTAACCACTGGAAGGAAGTGTCTTTAGCCAATTTAATTTATGAATATGGAGAAGAAAGATTTTCGCGCCGTATTGCTAAAACGATCGTACAAAAACGCCCATTTAAAACTACGACAGATTTAGCTGAAGCGATCGCCTCTACTGTTCCTGGCAAATATCGTCATGGTAGAATTCATCCTGCTACCCGAACTTTTCAAGCATTACGTATCGAAGTTAATCAAGAATTAAAGTCTTTAGAGAAATTGATCGATCGCGCTCCTCACTGGCTCAAACCAGGAGGTAAAATTGGCATTATTAGTTTTCATAGCTTGGAAGATCGCATTGTCAAACATCGTTTCCGCGATCACGAATTATTAAAGGTGATTACCAAAAAACCGATTACGGCTCAACCAGACGAACAACGAGCCAATCCGCGATCGCGATCGGCTAAACTAAGATTCGCTCAAAGAAAAGAAGAAGGATAA
- a CDS encoding dienelactone hydrolase family protein, whose translation MNRIGQHKLILAIIFIVTLLLSVGMSWAKPQTATVLAAHSHDYPSPTAIAQAEPKVPVATESVEYVTIDGQEINGYYAYPEDSTEPLPGILAIHEWWGLNENIEAMARRLAGEGYQVLAVDLYNGQVADTPEQASQLVKQVADNPFGAEANITKAYNYLVEEKQAPQVASIGWCFGGSWSLETALLFPQELDAAVIYYGGDVGKATTEELSTLEMPILGIFGADDSSIPLETVKRLQTTLEKLDKEAEILVYENAGHAFANPSGQYYVPKAAEAAWEQTTEFLNEYLS comes from the coding sequence ATGAATCGAATTGGTCAGCATAAGCTAATTTTGGCAATAATATTTATCGTGACGCTGCTATTAAGCGTCGGAATGTCTTGGGCTAAGCCCCAAACAGCAACAGTGTTAGCAGCACATAGTCATGACTATCCCAGTCCCACAGCGATCGCTCAAGCAGAACCTAAAGTTCCTGTAGCTACAGAATCGGTGGAGTACGTCACCATAGACGGACAGGAGATTAACGGTTACTATGCCTATCCTGAAGACTCTACTGAGCCACTTCCTGGCATTCTAGCTATTCATGAATGGTGGGGACTAAACGAAAATATCGAAGCAATGGCACGCAGATTAGCGGGAGAAGGTTATCAGGTACTAGCGGTAGATTTATATAATGGACAGGTAGCCGACACTCCAGAGCAAGCTAGTCAATTAGTGAAACAAGTAGCAGATAATCCTTTCGGTGCAGAAGCAAATATTACTAAAGCTTACAATTATTTAGTAGAAGAAAAACAAGCTCCTCAAGTAGCCAGTATTGGTTGGTGTTTTGGTGGTAGCTGGTCATTAGAAACAGCGTTATTATTTCCTCAAGAATTAGATGCAGCAGTAATTTATTATGGTGGGGATGTAGGAAAAGCCACAACTGAAGAATTAAGCACTTTAGAAATGCCAATTTTAGGCATATTTGGCGCAGATGATAGTTCCATTCCTCTAGAGACAGTTAAAAGGTTGCAAACTACTCTAGAAAAGCTAGACAAAGAAGCAGAAATCCTAGTTTACGAAAATGCAGGACACGCCTTTGCTAATCCCTCTGGTCAATACTACGTTCCAAAAGCAGCCGAAGCAGCGTGGGAGCAAACTACCGAGTTTTTAAATGAATATTTGAGTTAA
- a CDS encoding DUF3181 family protein encodes MATTQDIEALAAQIGENIYMDIAKWHLYLNDAHLHTVVAEKVYPILEANSLSEDAVTAILQDIPVKLGGGKTELTLNELLPMQCKMTLLDLLEEYQKDL; translated from the coding sequence ATGGCTACTACACAAGACATCGAAGCTTTAGCAGCTCAAATTGGCGAAAACATCTATATGGATATTGCTAAGTGGCATTTGTATCTAAACGATGCTCATCTGCATACTGTTGTGGCAGAGAAAGTTTATCCGATCTTAGAAGCTAATTCTTTAAGTGAAGACGCAGTTACCGCTATTTTACAGGATATTCCCGTGAAGCTTGGTGGTGGAAAAACTGAGTTGACTTTAAATGAATTATTACCAATGCAGTGCAAAATGACTCTTCTGGATTTATTAGAAGAATATCAGAAAGATCTGTAA
- a CDS encoding 2TM domain-containing protein — translation MPPRWPREPDRKTDPEFRRLDDLMNFAIHVGIYAASNSGLWFAHNLKSAEWPWLLWVNGIWFGILALHFIYIKAIADYTSIKT, via the coding sequence ATGCCTCCTCGTTGGCCTCGTGAACCAGACCGTAAAACCGACCCAGAATTTCGCCGTCTAGACGATTTAATGAATTTTGCGATTCATGTTGGTATTTATGCTGCAAGTAATTCTGGCTTATGGTTTGCCCATAATTTAAAATCGGCAGAATGGCCCTGGTTACTGTGGGTAAACGGTATTTGGTTTGGCATTTTAGCTCTACACTTTATCTATATTAAAGCGATCGCAGACTATACATCAATTAAAACCTAA
- the moaC gene encoding cyclic pyranopterin monophosphate synthase MoaC: protein MQEKNQFNCLSHLNDRGEAQMVDVSDKPMTRRQAVAIGKISMSSETLANIEAGNAPKGDVLGTAKIAGIMAAKQTANLIPLCHPLPIHQIEVEITPDRSLPGYKIQATVVTKAETGVEMEALTAVSVTALTLYDMAKALEKSMQIESIYLLSKTGGKSGNYLAGGMSS, encoded by the coding sequence ATGCAAGAAAAAAATCAGTTTAATTGTTTATCGCATCTCAACGATCGCGGTGAAGCTCAAATGGTCGATGTTTCAGACAAACCAATGACTCGTCGCCAAGCCGTAGCAATCGGTAAAATTAGCATGTCTTCAGAAACTCTAGCCAATATTGAAGCGGGAAACGCACCCAAAGGAGATGTATTAGGTACGGCAAAAATTGCGGGAATTATGGCAGCGAAACAGACGGCAAATCTCATCCCTTTATGTCATCCATTACCAATTCATCAAATTGAAGTAGAGATTACGCCCGATCGCAGTTTACCTGGATATAAAATTCAGGCGACTGTTGTTACCAAAGCTGAGACAGGAGTAGAAATGGAAGCTTTAACTGCTGTCTCGGTAACGGCATTAACCCTCTACGATATGGCTAAAGCACTAGAAAAATCGATGCAGATTGAATCAATTTATCTTTTGAGTAAGACTGGGGGAAAATCAGGCAATTATTTAGCTGGAGGAATGAGCAGCTAA
- the trmH gene encoding tRNA (guanosine(18)-2'-O)-methyltransferase TrmH gives MIPRRYERLKQVLNQRQPDLTVLTENVHKPHNLSAIIRTCDAVGVFAVHAVNRHSDTLTYSQVAQGSEKWIKLHFHADIRTAIAHLQQHSHQVYAAHLSDTAIDYRQVDYTQPTAILLGTEKWGVSNEAADLVDGHIIIPMQGMVQSLNVSVANAVILFEAQRQRLQAGLYEQVRLDSETYRQVVFEWSYPDLAAMYRRQGKPYPELGEQGEILDDRSTNKIK, from the coding sequence ATGATTCCTAGAAGATATGAAAGACTAAAGCAGGTTCTCAATCAAAGACAGCCAGATTTAACAGTTTTAACTGAAAATGTTCATAAACCTCATAATCTATCAGCTATTATCCGTACCTGCGATGCGGTAGGAGTTTTTGCCGTACATGCCGTTAATCGCCATAGCGACACTCTAACTTATTCTCAAGTTGCTCAGGGAAGCGAAAAATGGATAAAGCTACATTTTCATGCCGATATTAGAACGGCGATCGCACATCTTCAACAGCACAGTCACCAAGTTTATGCTGCTCATTTAAGCGACACGGCTATTGATTATCGCCAAGTTGACTATACTCAACCGACAGCTATCCTTTTGGGTACAGAAAAATGGGGCGTAAGTAACGAAGCGGCGGATTTGGTAGATGGACATATTATTATTCCGATGCAGGGAATGGTTCAATCTCTCAATGTCTCTGTAGCCAACGCAGTAATTTTGTTTGAAGCTCAACGCCAAAGACTACAGGCTGGTTTATACGAGCAAGTTCGTTTAGATTCAGAAACCTACAGACAGGTGGTTTTTGAATGGAGTTATCCCGATCTGGCGGCTATGTATCGCCGTCAAGGAAAACCTTATCCTGAACTAGGAGAACAAGGAGAAATTTTAGACGATCGCTCGACAAATAAAATCAAGTAA
- a CDS encoding cation:proton antiporter has product MTDIIYMLTWNWLSGSPLIAAATEAATESDAEEGTLILAGVLLCLVVIYFASQLGGEICSRINLPPVLGQLVGGVLIGISAFRLLVFPEGGSVAEDSLIISFLQNTAGLKTESATSVFAVQSEVITLLSELGVIILLFEIGLESDLKELIRVGPFAAVVAVVGVVAPFVTGTVGLIYIFHTPVIPAVFAGAALTATSIGITAKVLAELGQLSSEEGQIIIGAAVLDDILGIVILAVVASLVKTGEIQITNIVYLVISAAVFLIGSILLGRLVSPLIVGLVNEMKTRGEVLLTGLIFAFMLSYIATAIHLEGILGAFAAGLILAETDKRKELEEQIIPVADFLVPIFFVCVGAKTDLSVLNPTVASNREGLIIATFLILVAILGKVITGFTVFGNPNLNKLAIGVGMIPRGEVGLVFAGVGSASGALSEATEAAIIVMVITTTFVAPPLLRLVFNETESISQSVDKIQE; this is encoded by the coding sequence ATGACCGATATTATTTATATGTTGACTTGGAACTGGTTGAGTGGTTCGCCTCTTATTGCTGCTGCCACAGAAGCTGCCACCGAATCTGATGCGGAAGAAGGTACTTTAATCCTAGCTGGGGTTTTGCTTTGTCTGGTTGTCATTTATTTTGCCAGTCAATTAGGGGGAGAAATTTGTTCCCGCATCAATTTACCTCCAGTGCTAGGACAATTAGTTGGCGGAGTCTTAATTGGTATTTCCGCGTTTCGTTTATTAGTTTTTCCAGAAGGCGGTAGTGTAGCCGAAGATTCTTTAATCATTAGCTTTTTACAAAATACCGCAGGATTAAAGACTGAATCGGCAACCTCAGTGTTCGCTGTTCAAAGTGAGGTCATTACTTTACTCTCAGAATTAGGAGTAATCATTCTCTTATTTGAAATAGGCTTGGAGTCCGATCTTAAAGAATTAATCCGCGTCGGACCATTCGCTGCTGTAGTTGCAGTAGTAGGGGTAGTTGCTCCCTTCGTTACGGGAACAGTTGGTTTAATCTATATTTTCCATACTCCAGTAATACCGGCTGTGTTTGCGGGGGCTGCTTTAACTGCTACCAGTATTGGGATTACCGCTAAGGTATTAGCCGAGTTAGGTCAGCTGAGTTCCGAAGAGGGTCAAATTATCATTGGTGCTGCGGTACTAGATGATATTTTGGGTATCGTAATTTTGGCTGTAGTGGCTAGCTTAGTCAAAACAGGAGAAATTCAAATTACCAATATTGTTTATCTAGTTATCAGTGCTGCGGTATTTTTGATTGGTTCAATCTTACTTGGTCGCTTAGTTAGTCCTTTAATCGTCGGGTTAGTTAACGAAATGAAAACCCGTGGTGAAGTATTGTTAACTGGTTTAATATTTGCTTTTATGCTATCGTATATCGCTACTGCAATTCATTTAGAAGGTATTTTGGGGGCATTTGCTGCGGGATTAATTTTAGCCGAAACCGATAAGCGCAAGGAATTGGAAGAACAAATTATCCCTGTTGCCGATTTTCTCGTACCAATATTTTTTGTCTGCGTAGGTGCCAAAACTGACCTGAGCGTTCTTAATCCTACCGTTGCTAGCAACCGTGAAGGATTAATTATTGCCACATTTTTAATTTTGGTTGCTATCCTGGGTAAAGTTATTACGGGATTTACCGTATTTGGCAATCCCAATTTAAACAAACTGGCTATCGGTGTCGGCATGATTCCTAGAGGAGAAGTCGGTTTGGTGTTTGCAGGAGTGGGTTCAGCCAGCGGAGCTTTATCAGAAGCGACAGAAGCAGCCATTATCGTCATGGTAATCACAACTACATTTGTTGCCCCTCCACTGTTGCGCTTAGTGTTTAATGAGACAGAATCCATAAGTCAATCAGTGGACAAAATTCAAGAATGA
- a CDS encoding N-acetylmuramoyl-L-alanine amidase yields MRFHWLLSGFIGIFLFCSPAKAGKIVSWEFESQDNNLIFKTDEGVQPEAELLSNPTRLVINLPGTVLDRKTVKESYQGPVSGFRIGQPEPDTSRIVVELAPGYNIDADEIEFRDVSPTHWEVEMPQPEVSRVVSSDDGDTQELELPQIEMPTALPGLEEGQSLATRTGSSHIKATKNGFFIDIDGNRQIKIDSERDGDRIDFFLEGITLPDELVAQSIELDQYGVSSIEFEQTDDEEAVMSLTVTEDSPDWRATFSRIKGLLLIPVEKLPTSTTAANTADFQSEATETEPELELSEELSSISSIELVDDSEFLINADDELSAVVSRQSNGIYQITIDNAELAEDFQGPELEAGSPISELKVRQENSRVVLEITTRLRYRLGKLSAEDQKIALPIEIGVDPLPPMDAPLLPPGFAKAPKDTIFEREIPPVIPSDRPKIIIDAGHGGDDPGTIGIGGFQEKDLVLPISLDVAEILKKQDIEVIMTRDTDNFISLEGRTDMANDIDADLFVSIHANAINLSRPDVNGLETYYYQSGRRLAEIIHWSILNGVNIDDRGIRRARFYVLRHSTMPAVLVEVGFLTGAVDSSRLKDPNHRRQMAEAIARGIVEYIKQNNL; encoded by the coding sequence GTGAGATTTCACTGGCTATTATCGGGTTTTATAGGTATTTTTCTGTTTTGTTCTCCCGCTAAGGCAGGAAAAATTGTATCTTGGGAATTTGAATCACAAGACAATAATTTAATTTTTAAGACCGACGAGGGAGTACAGCCTGAAGCGGAGCTGCTCAGTAATCCGACACGACTGGTAATCAATTTGCCAGGAACCGTGTTAGATCGAAAAACAGTTAAAGAAAGCTACCAGGGCCCAGTGAGCGGATTTCGCATTGGACAACCAGAGCCGGATACTTCTCGGATCGTAGTGGAATTAGCCCCTGGTTACAATATTGATGCCGACGAAATTGAATTTCGCGATGTCTCCCCGACTCATTGGGAGGTAGAAATGCCACAGCCTGAAGTGTCTCGTGTTGTTTCATCTGATGATGGTGACACTCAAGAATTAGAGTTACCTCAAATAGAGATGCCAACTGCCTTGCCTGGCTTAGAAGAGGGACAATCTCTTGCAACCCGTACTGGTTCTTCGCATATTAAAGCCACCAAAAATGGCTTTTTTATTGACATTGATGGTAATCGTCAAATTAAAATTGATTCAGAAAGAGATGGCGATCGCATTGATTTCTTTCTCGAAGGCATCACTCTCCCAGACGAACTAGTGGCTCAGTCGATAGAGCTCGATCAATATGGCGTTTCTAGCATTGAGTTTGAGCAGACGGATGATGAAGAAGCTGTTATGAGTCTAACTGTGACCGAAGACAGTCCTGACTGGCGAGCAACTTTTAGCCGCATCAAAGGTTTATTATTAATTCCAGTAGAAAAATTACCTACTTCTACCACCGCTGCGAATACCGCCGATTTTCAGTCTGAAGCAACGGAAACTGAGCCAGAATTAGAGCTGAGTGAAGAATTGAGCTCAATTTCATCGATTGAGCTAGTAGATGATTCTGAATTTTTAATTAATGCCGATGATGAGCTATCTGCGGTAGTATCTCGACAAAGCAACGGTATTTATCAAATTACCATCGATAATGCGGAGCTAGCAGAAGACTTTCAAGGTCCTGAACTAGAAGCTGGTAGCCCTATTTCTGAACTCAAGGTACGTCAGGAAAATTCTCGAGTAGTTTTAGAGATCACGACCCGATTGAGATATCGCCTCGGAAAGCTTAGTGCTGAAGACCAAAAGATTGCTTTACCAATTGAGATCGGAGTAGATCCACTCCCCCCAATGGATGCTCCTTTATTGCCTCCAGGATTTGCTAAAGCTCCCAAAGACACTATATTTGAACGAGAAATTCCTCCTGTTATTCCTAGCGATCGCCCTAAAATAATTATCGATGCTGGTCACGGCGGAGACGATCCAGGCACGATCGGCATTGGTGGCTTTCAGGAAAAAGATCTAGTTTTGCCAATTTCCTTAGATGTGGCTGAAATTTTAAAGAAGCAGGACATAGAGGTCATTATGACCAGGGATACGGATAACTTTATCAGTCTTGAGGGCAGGACTGACATGGCTAATGATATTGATGCTGATTTATTCGTCAGCATTCATGCTAATGCAATTAACCTGAGTCGTCCTGATGTCAATGGTTTAGAAACTTACTATTATCAAAGTGGTCGCCGTCTGGCAGAAATAATTCATTGGAGCATCCTCAATGGAGTCAATATCGACGATCGCGGTATTCGTCGAGCCAGATTCTATGTTCTGCGGCATTCAACTATGCCCGCTGTGTTGGTAGAAGTAGGCTTTTTGACAGGTGCAGTTGACTCTTCTCGTCTTAAAGATCCTAACCATCGTCGCCAAATGGCAGAGGCGATCGCCAGAGGAATTGTGGAGTATATTAAACAGAACAATCTGTAA
- the murI gene encoding glutamate racemase: MIKNLHQRIGLFDSGVGGLTVLREMYRQMPTESLLYFADSARLPYGTRSPEEILLFVREILDWMCNQDVKMIVMACNTSSALALETVRKEYDIPILGVILPGAKAAVKHGKRIGVIATSATAKSHAYRQAIQEISPQTKVWEIACPEFVRLIERNQLYTSYTSQMAQQYLAPLIQEQIDTLIYGCTHYRHLEKTIRALLPASVQVIDPAEHIVVAAEKELSLLGLRNNQFSLPTRFYVSGSPQQFAGLSQQWLGYYPQVKQIKTQKSASEIMVLNPID, encoded by the coding sequence ATGATTAAAAATTTACATCAGCGCATTGGCTTGTTTGATAGTGGGGTTGGGGGATTAACCGTATTAAGGGAAATGTATCGCCAGATGCCTACCGAGTCTCTGCTCTATTTTGCTGATTCGGCTCGTTTGCCTTATGGAACGCGATCGCCCGAAGAAATTTTGTTGTTTGTCCGCGAAATTCTCGACTGGATGTGTAACCAAGATGTCAAGATGATCGTTATGGCTTGCAACACTAGTTCGGCTCTAGCGCTGGAAACGGTCAGAAAAGAATACGATATTCCCATTTTAGGTGTAATTCTGCCTGGCGCGAAAGCTGCCGTCAAACATGGAAAGCGAATCGGTGTAATTGCTACTTCTGCTACCGCTAAAAGTCATGCTTATCGTCAGGCAATTCAAGAAATTAGTCCTCAAACTAAGGTTTGGGAAATTGCCTGTCCTGAATTTGTCCGTTTGATCGAGCGAAATCAGCTTTATACCAGCTACACTAGTCAAATGGCGCAACAATATTTAGCTCCACTCATCCAAGAGCAAATTGACACTTTAATTTATGGCTGTACTCACTACAGACACCTGGAGAAAACGATCCGCGCTTTGTTACCCGCTTCAGTACAGGTTATCGATCCAGCAGAACACATTGTAGTGGCTGCGGAAAAAGAATTATCTTTATTAGGACTGCGCAATAATCAATTCTCTCTCCCCACTCGCTTTTACGTCAGCGGCTCTCCTCAACAGTTTGCTGGTTTATCTCAACAGTGGTTGGGTTACTATCCCCAGGTTAAACAAATTAAAACTCAAAAATCAGCTTCAGAAATAATGGTTCTTAATCCCATTGATTAA